Proteins from a single region of Palaemon carinicauda isolate YSFRI2023 chromosome 1, ASM3689809v2, whole genome shotgun sequence:
- the LOC137654709 gene encoding uncharacterized protein isoform X1, which produces MNKLQGPYRVSLPYTVSHQCCTPLHENAVPRTVRRAQVLSTSPYTSSHRCSTPLCTNDLPQTVRTAQVLSASPCTSSHRCSTLLYTNAVSQTAKTGPVSSASPFTVSHRCSTPLYVNAVPQYVRTAKALSPKENESFAGKVQFMDFLFSPKVSPIDYGGVGRIQCDNVSHHNLLHARVDIQQELHDVSSYYNSYIEIRDSEQVQPPMDDIYYCSSISLPEINLRQKSMNSAFLDTSSPFDEKINGLSYEDHRVTKLSKQSPGIGVECREKRKVKENHPKALLINETCIAQSPSSTVDGDKKQNDENVANPILHDKSFITPTSLISSSDTLFNYDTGGTRLPILEMPDTLPDPSFSPIKISENFSACASNFPNSLKSVKFSKPKNFLGQSILPQPVPRTVKLYKEESFRDLSYPVPLPRRSLKLTSTNAFLPGNDFPVDNRFQSQKVCCRKTVSLS; this is translated from the coding sequence ATGAATAAACTACAAGGACCATACCGGGTAAGTTTACCTTATACTGTATCACACCAATGCTGTACACCTTTGCATGAAAATGCTGTTCCCCGAACAGTGAGAAGAGCGCAGGTGTTGTCAACTTCACCCTATACTTCATCTCACCGATGCTCTACACCTTTGTGTACAAATGATCTTCCCCAAACTGTAAGGACAGCTCAAGTGTTGTCAGCTTCACCCTGTACTTCATCACACCGATGCTCTACACTTTTGTATACAAATGCCGTTTCTCAAACAGCGAAGACAGGTCCGGTGTCGTCAGCTTCACCATTTACTGTATCACACCGATGTTCTACACCCTTGTATGTAAATGCTGTTCCCCAATACGTAAGGACAGCCAAGGCTTTGTCACCTAAGGAGAATGAAAGTTTTGCAGGGAAAGTCCAATTTATGGATTTCTTATTTTCACCGAAGGTCAGCCCAATAGATTATGGTGGTGTAGGTAGAATACAGTGTGATAATGTTAGTCATCATAATTTACTGCATGCAAGAGTCGATATACAACAGGAACTCCATGATGTTTCATCATATTATAATTCTTACATAGAAATTAGGGATTCAGAACAAGTACAGCCTCCAATGGATGATATTTATTACTGTAGTTCTATTTCTCTCCCAGAAATAAATCTTAGGCAAAAATCTATGAATAGTGCTTTCTTAGATACATCAAGTCcatttgatgaaaaaataaatggcttatcaTATGAAGATCATAGAGTTACAAAGCTTTCAAAACAATCCCCTGGAATTGGGGTAGAATgtagagaaaaaagaaaagttaaagaaaatcATCCTAAAGCATTACTAATAAATGAAACTTGTATTGCACAATCACCTTCCTCCACAGTAGATGGtgataaaaaacaaaatgatgaaAATGTCGCAAATCCTATACTACACGATAAAAGTTTTATCACACCAACTTCACTCATTTCCTCATCAGATACACTTTTTAATTATGACACTGGGGGAACAAGACTTCCTATCCTTGAAATGCCTGACACTCTACCAGACCCCAGCTTTTCACCTATAAAGATTTCTGAAAACTTTTCGGCATGTGCTTCAAATTTTCCCAACTCGCTGAAATCCGTCAAATTTTCTAAGCCAAAAAACTTCCTCGGTCAGTCAATTTTACCACAACCAGTTCCAAGAACAGTGAAACTGTATAAAGAAGAATCTTTCAGAGATCTCTCATATCCTGTTCCACTACCACGTCGCTCCCTCAAGTTAACATCTACGAATGCTTTCTTGCCTGGAAATGATTTCCCTGTTGATAATAGATTTCAGTCTCAAAAAGTCTGTTGTAGAAAAACTGTGTCTTTATCTTGA